A genomic segment from Aegilops tauschii subsp. strangulata cultivar AL8/78 chromosome 1, Aet v6.0, whole genome shotgun sequence encodes:
- the LOC109747727 gene encoding elongator complex protein 2, with the protein MPPAAGELAGARGGAEAERVFIGAGCNRVVNNVSWGACGLVAFGAQNAVALFSPLRGEIVTTLPGHKAAVNCTLWLPTKKDVLQVQSRETHYLLSGSSDGAIMAWKIGSGIGKWSHVLQLPAMHKKGVTCLAGRMVSDRVSIFASTSSDGMVVIWEMVVEPTAGGCCKVSCLHSLSVGLKPMVSLSLAVLPEQEGCLILAMGGLDHKVHIYCGDQSGKFIKACELKGHSDWIRSLDFSLPVMTSSEKHSLFLVSSSQDKTIRIWKMTSDVQQRKDNIGMASYIEGPLFVAGNTSYQLSLESLLVGHEDWVYSVEWQPPTLLLGGEAHQPMSILSASMDKMMMIWRPEKNTGLWINSVTVGELSHSALGFYGGHWEPDGKSILAHGYGGFFHMWRDVGLDSENWQPQIVPSGHFAPVSDLTWSRSGEYLLTVSHDQTARIFAPWRSHVNPGDVICWREIARPQIHGHDINCVAFVQGTGNHRFVCGADEKVCRVFEATLSFLRTLQEATLLKPDNEDFDDVQVLGANMSALGLSQKPIYTHGKESPSSASNDGPDSMETIPDAVPTVFTEPPVEDQLAWNTLWPESHKLYGHGNELFSICCDHAGKLVASSCKAQSAPVAEIWLWEVGTWKAVGRLQSHNLTVTQMEFSSDNAFLLSVSRDRHLSVFSIKKTEEGAQHHLVTKHEAHKRIIWACSWNPFGYEFATGSRDKTVKIWCVQDASSVKLLATLPQFRESVTALAWTGRDRARNAGIIAVGMDNGLIELWSVSGGRAASDSSSDLSPFSVACMLRFDPLLCHVSTVHRLRWQKPDSADEKAAIELSSCGSDHCVRVFAVRDT; encoded by the exons ATGCCGCCGGCGGCcggggagctcgccggagctcgcgGGGGAGCGGAGGCGGAGAGGGTCTTCATTGGCGCCGGATGCAACCGTGTCGTGAACAACGTCTCGTGGGGCGCCTGTGGTCTCGTCGCCTTCGGCGCCCAGAACGCCGTCGCCCTTTTCTCCCCTTTG AGAGGGGAGATCGTCACGACGCTGCCGGGGCACAAGGCGGCGGTGAACTGCACGCTGTGGCTGCCAACCAAGAAGGATGTACTCCAAG TTCAAAGCAGGGAGACACATTATCTATTGTCTGGAAGCTCTGATGGTGCTATTATGGCATGGAAGATTGGTTCTGGAATAGGCAAG TGGTCTCATGTTTTGCAACTACCAGCCATGCATAAGAAAGGTGTGACCTGTCTTGCTGGAAGGATGGTGTCGGATAGGGTTTCAATTTTTGCTTCCACCTCCTCAGATGGTATGGTGGTTATTTGGGAAATGGTGGTTGAGCCGACTGCTGGTG GCTGCTGCAAAGTGTCTTGTTTGCATTCTCTTTCCGTTGGTTTAAAACCAATGGTTTCACTTTCATTAGCGGTGTTGCCGGAGCAGGAAGGCTGCCTAATTTTAGCAATGGGAGGATTAGATCATAAGGTCCACATATATTGTGGGGATCAGTCAGGCAAG TTCATTAAAGCCTGTGAACTTAAGGGCCATTCTGACTGGATTAGAAGTTTAGACTTCTCTTTACCTGTGATGACGAGCAGTGAGAAACACAGCCTTTTTCTCGTTAGCTCGTCTCAGGACAAAACCATTCGGATATGGAAGATGACTTCAGATGTGCAACAAAGGAAGGATAATATTGGGATGGCCTCCTACATTGAAGGTCCTCTATTTGTGGCCGGTAATACAAGTTACCAACTATCATTGGAGTCTCTTCTTGTTGGGCATGAAGATTGGGTATATTCAGTAGAGTGGCAGCCTCCTACACTGCTACTTGGCGGTGAAGCTCATCAGCCAATGAGCATATTATCTGCATCTATGGACAAGATGATGATGATATGGAGGCCAGAAAAGAATACTGGCCTTTGGATAAATTCAGTAACAGTTGGTGAATTAAGTCACTCAGCACTTGGATTTTATGGTGGCCATTGGGAACCTGATGGTAAATCTATTCTTGCACATGGCTATGGTGGATTTTTCCATATGTGGAGAGATGTTGGATTGGATTCTGAAAATTGGCAGCCTCAGATTGTCCCATCTGGTCATTTTGCACCCGTATCTGACTTAACATGGTCTAGATCTGGCGAATATTTGCTAACAGTTAGCCATGACCAG ACAGCACGCATATTTGCTCCTTGGAGAAGTCATGTTAACCCAGGAGATGTGATTTGTTGGCGTGAAATTGCTCGCCCCCAAATCCATGGGCATGACATTAACTGTGTGGCATTCGTTCAGGGTACAGGAAACCACCGGTTTGTTTGTGGTGCTGATGAAAAGGTCTGTAGAGTCTTTGAAGCTACTTTATCATTCCTGAGGACCCTACAGGAAGCAACTTTGTTGAAACCTGACAATGAGGATTTTGACGATGTGCAAGTCCTTGGAGCAAATATGTCTGCTCTTGGGCTTTCACAGAAGCCTATATATACACATG GAAAGGAATCCCCAAGCAGCGCTTCTAATGATGGTCCAGATTCCATGGAGACGATTCCTGATGCAGTGCCAACTGTGTTTACTGAGCCTCCTGTGGAGGACCAGCTTGCATGGAATACCTTATGGCCTGAATCTCACAAACTTTATGGACATGGAAATGAACTCTTTTCCATCTGCTGTGATCATGCAGGGAAGCTCGTTGCATCGTCGTGCAAG GCTCAATCAGCACCAGTTGCTGAGATCTGGCTCTGGGAAGTTGGAACATGGAAAGCCGTTGGTCGCTTGCAGTCTCACAATCTGACAGTTACACAAATGGAATTTTCTTCTGACAATGCTTTTCTTCTGAGCGTATCAAGGGATCGTCACTTGTCTGTCTTTTCAATTAAGAAAACTG AGGAAGGAGCACAGCATCACCTGGTTACAAAGCATGAAGCGCACAAAAGAATCATATGGGCATGCTCGTGGAACCCTTTTGGGTATGAATTTGCAACTGGTTCGAGGGACAAGACTGTCAAGATATGGTGTGTTCAAGATGCATCTTCCGTCAAGCTGCTCGCCACATTGCCTCAGTTCCGTGAGAGTGTCACCGCATTGGCCTGGACGGGCCGTGACCGTGCTCGTAATGCCGGCATTATTGCTGTTGGCATGGACAATGGACTAATCGAGCTCTGGAGTGTTTCAGGGGGGAGAGCTGCTTCAGACAGTAGCTCAGATCTGTCTCCCTTCAGCGTCGCATGCATGCTCCGGTTTGATCCTCTGTTGTGTCATGTGTCAACTGTGCACCGTCTGCGGTGGCAGAAACCCGACTCGGCTGATGAGAAAGCAGCAATTGAGCTGTCTTCTTGTGGATCTGATCACTGCGTCAGGGTGTTTGCAGTCCGTGATACTTGA